A single Dehalococcoidales bacterium DNA region contains:
- the tgt gene encoding tRNA guanosine(34) transglycosylase Tgt: MTTGFFIENEDTSSKARTGVLKTAHGDVHTPVFCPVGSQATVKTLTPQEVEAAGAEMILSNTYHLYLRPGIELIKTMGGLHRFMGWKGPILTDSGGFQIFSLSSLAKITDEGVTFRSHIDGSKHFITPEDIISFQQSLGSDIMMVLDDVPPHDGSSGRVIEAVNRTTAWAQRCLEARTSKTQQLFGIIQGAVNPRLRVKSATELAQLAFDGFAIGGLSLGEDKQTTWAMLDLTVPLIPNPKPRYLMGVGSPEDIVEAVSRGIDIFDSVLPTRVARNGGLYTTSGRINIRNSIYKTSGAPIEEGCCCYTCRNFSAGYIAHLFRSSELLGLRLASIHNIHFLQHLTQQIRKAIKENSFSQYKDAFLTNYRVVDEETRKAQKQKWLLKRPGY, from the coding sequence ATGACAACAGGTTTTTTCATAGAGAATGAGGATACCTCATCTAAAGCAAGAACCGGAGTGCTTAAAACCGCTCACGGTGATGTGCATACGCCTGTTTTCTGCCCGGTCGGCAGTCAAGCTACCGTAAAGACTCTCACTCCTCAGGAAGTTGAAGCCGCAGGTGCCGAGATGATACTATCCAACACTTACCACCTGTACCTCAGACCAGGGATTGAGCTTATAAAAACGATGGGAGGACTCCATCGTTTCATGGGCTGGAAAGGTCCAATTCTTACCGATTCCGGCGGATTTCAGATATTCAGCCTCTCGTCGCTGGCAAAAATTACCGATGAAGGAGTAACTTTCAGAAGCCACATAGATGGCTCTAAACACTTCATCACACCTGAGGATATAATATCATTCCAGCAGTCCCTTGGCTCAGATATTATGATGGTGCTGGATGACGTGCCTCCCCACGATGGGAGTTCGGGCAGAGTTATAGAAGCCGTCAATCGAACAACTGCCTGGGCACAAAGATGTCTGGAAGCTCGAACCAGTAAAACCCAGCAGCTTTTCGGGATTATTCAAGGGGCTGTCAACCCAAGACTCAGAGTGAAATCTGCCACCGAGCTTGCCCAGCTTGCTTTTGACGGCTTTGCAATCGGCGGTCTGAGCCTCGGGGAAGATAAACAAACTACATGGGCGATGCTGGATTTAACCGTACCGCTAATACCAAATCCTAAACCGCGCTATTTAATGGGTGTGGGCTCTCCGGAAGATATCGTCGAAGCTGTATCCAGAGGCATAGATATTTTTGATAGTGTGCTACCAACCAGAGTAGCCCGAAACGGGGGACTATACACCACAAGCGGGCGAATAAATATCCGCAATTCTATCTATAAAACAAGCGGCGCCCCGATAGAAGAAGGTTGTTGCTGCTATACCTGCAGAAATTTCTCGGCTGGATATATCGCCCACCTTTTCAGAAGCAGTGAGCTTCTCGGCCTGAGACTAGCCAGTATCCATAATATACATTTTCTTCAACACCTGACACAACAAATCAGAAAAGCTATTAAAGAGAACAGCTTTAGTCAGTATAAAGACGCATTTCTCACCAATTATCGTGTTGTTGACGAGGAAACCCGAAAAGCGCAAAAACAAAAATGGTTGTTAAAGAGGCCGGGCTACTAA
- the queD gene encoding 6-carboxytetrahydropterin synthase QueD → MYLVNVERDFDAAHYLRGYQGKCENLHGHHYRVVARLKASSNQNAGMAYDFTRLKKELGYVLEKYDHHCLNEIPPFDEINPSAENIARTIYFKLKEYLSELPEDVTIDAVTVWESPESWVEYRPD, encoded by the coding sequence ATGTACTTGGTAAACGTTGAGAGGGATTTTGACGCAGCCCATTATCTGAGAGGCTACCAGGGCAAGTGCGAAAATCTACACGGGCATCATTATCGGGTGGTTGCGCGCCTTAAAGCTTCTTCTAATCAAAATGCTGGCATGGCTTACGATTTTACGCGTCTAAAGAAAGAACTTGGGTATGTTTTGGAGAAGTACGATCATCATTGTCTTAATGAAATACCACCCTTTGATGAGATCAACCCTTCAGCAGAAAATATCGCGCGGACAATTTATTTTAAACTGAAAGAATATCTGAGCGAATTACCTGAAGACGTTACTATTGATGCTGTAACTGTATGGGAATCACCTGAAAGCTGGGTTGAATATCGGCCAGATTAG